AGCTTCGATCGGGCCAGTTCGCTGCGAAGACTGGATCTGTCCCAGAACCAAATGAGCGAGCTGAAAAGCTTCGTGTTTGACGGTGCGTCTACCTTAATTACGCTTAACCTCACGCTCAACAAGATCAGTCACATCGAGAGCGCGGCGTTCCACTCGCTAAACGTGCTGCGGCTTCTGTTCTTGGAGCGGAACAAATTGCGCACCTTGAATGCCGAGGTTTTTTCACCTCTGGAGGCCCTGCGAGGTATCTATCTGGACGGCAACGAGCTGGAAGTGTTAGACGGTGGCTTGTTTGGTAGTAACTTGAACCTGGAGGTCATTCTGCTGCAGAACAATCGCCTTCGTGTGGTAGACGATCATGCCTTTACGGTTTCGTCCGGTGCCGCAGTTAGTCGCAGCCTAATTTCGCTGCAAAATAATAGCATCGAGCGGATCAATTTACAGCATGTCAACGCGACGAAGGTGATTCTCAGTGACAACCTGCTGCAGGAGATCTACATTTCGGTGCACATCCATATAGTGCTGGCGAACAACAACCAGATCAGTAACGTTACCAGTGACCCAGTTACCGAGATGAAGCTGCAGGTGTTGGACCTGGGGAAGAACTCCATCACCTCGCTGGACAGCGTCGGCAAGCTGAGTTCGCTGTCTACGCTTGACCTATCGTACAACAACCTTGGTGCGTTGCGGTTGGAGAGCTTCGAATTGCTGAAGAAGCTGAAGGAGCTCAGCTTGGAGCGCACGTCGATCTCAAACCTACAGCACGGCACATTCGCCCAGCAGGAGGCCCTCGAGTGGCTCGATCTTTCGTACAACAACCTGAACAACCTCGATATGGACATTCTGACGTCGTCGACACAGCTGCAGACGCTCTACATCGATGGCAACCGGTTGAGGTCGATCCAGCACGACGAGATGAAGAAGAACTTCCCCAAACTGGTCGTGCTCGGCATTAC
This genomic stretch from Anopheles bellator unplaced genomic scaffold, idAnoBellAS_SP24_06.2 scaffold00987_ctg1, whole genome shotgun sequence harbors:
- the LOC131214460 gene encoding toll-like receptor Tollo, which translates into the protein MANFYFHCFTSNYLEKVTFLNSSMEEVPKKLFDTYGKLKNVSLVDCNIKHIARYSFDRASSLRRLDLSQNQMSELKSFVFDGASTLITLNLTLNKISHIESAAFHSLNVLRLLFLERNKLRTLNAEVFSPLEALRGIYLDGNELEVLDGGLFGSNLNLEVILLQNNRLRVVDDHAFTVSSGAAVSRSLISLQNNSIERINLQHVNATKVILSDNLLQEIYISVHIHIVLANNNQISNVTSDPVTEMKLQVLDLGKNSITSLDSVGKLSSLSTLDLSYNNLGALRLESFELLKKLKELSLERTSISNLQHGTFAQQEALEWLDLSYNNLNNLDMDILTSSTQLQTLYIDGNRLRSIQHDEMKKNFPKLVVLGITDNRWNCTYLTKLVRYCNSNSIELAKHSGAVSNQTNVKGIYCYDDKNPIRDWNT